A DNA window from Pseudomonas resinovorans NBRC 106553 contains the following coding sequences:
- a CDS encoding NAD(P)-binding domain-containing protein: MKQRVAIIGAGPCGLAQLRAFQSARAGGAEIPELVCFEKQSDWGGMWNYTWRTGLDEHGEAVHGSMYRYLWSNGPKECLEFADYSFDEHFGRPMGSYPPREVLWDYIKGRVEKAGVRPWIRFNTTVRGVAFDAESQTFEVTAHSYEQDLTYSETFDYVVVASGHFSTPNVPYFPGFESFAGRVLHAHDFRDALEFKGKDVLIVGGSYSAEDIGSQCFKYGARSITSCYRSAPMGYKWPENWEEKPLLTHVKGSTAFFADGSSRHIDAIILCTGYKHHFPFLPEELRLKTGNRLWPLNLYKGVFWEQNPKLIYLGMQDQWYSFNMFDAQAWYARDVILGRIALPDFERMQAEDLAWRREEETLETAQQMFEFQGEYIRQLIEATDYPSFDIAEVNRTFLEWKHDKYENIMGYRDKCHRSLITGTMATPHHTPWLQALDDSLGAYLADSPEPSMKATG, translated from the coding sequence ATGAAACAACGAGTCGCCATCATCGGCGCCGGCCCCTGCGGCCTCGCCCAGTTGCGTGCCTTCCAGTCGGCCAGGGCGGGCGGCGCGGAGATCCCCGAACTGGTCTGCTTCGAGAAGCAGTCCGACTGGGGCGGCATGTGGAACTACACCTGGCGCACCGGTCTCGACGAGCACGGCGAGGCGGTGCACGGCAGCATGTACCGCTACCTCTGGTCCAACGGGCCGAAGGAGTGCCTGGAGTTCGCCGACTACAGCTTCGACGAGCACTTCGGCCGCCCCATGGGGTCCTACCCGCCCCGCGAGGTGCTCTGGGACTACATCAAGGGCCGCGTGGAAAAGGCCGGCGTGCGCCCCTGGATCCGCTTCAACACCACCGTGCGCGGGGTGGCCTTCGACGCCGAAAGCCAGACCTTCGAAGTCACCGCCCACAGCTACGAGCAGGACCTGACCTACAGCGAGACCTTCGACTACGTGGTGGTCGCCAGCGGCCACTTCTCCACCCCCAACGTGCCCTACTTCCCGGGTTTCGAGAGCTTCGCCGGGCGCGTGCTGCATGCCCACGACTTCCGCGACGCCCTGGAATTCAAGGGCAAGGACGTGCTCATCGTCGGCGGCAGCTACTCGGCCGAGGACATCGGCTCGCAATGCTTCAAGTACGGCGCCCGCTCCATCACCAGCTGCTACCGCAGCGCGCCCATGGGCTACAAGTGGCCGGAGAACTGGGAAGAGAAACCCCTGCTCACCCATGTGAAGGGCAGCACCGCCTTCTTCGCCGACGGCAGCAGCCGGCACATCGACGCCATCATCCTGTGCACCGGCTACAAGCATCACTTCCCCTTCCTGCCGGAAGAACTGCGGCTGAAGACCGGCAACCGCCTCTGGCCGCTGAACCTCTACAAGGGCGTGTTCTGGGAGCAGAACCCGAAGCTGATCTACCTCGGCATGCAGGACCAGTGGTACAGCTTCAACATGTTCGACGCCCAGGCCTGGTATGCCCGCGACGTGATCCTCGGGCGCATCGCCCTGCCCGACTTCGAGCGCATGCAGGCCGAGGACCTGGCCTGGCGCCGCGAGGAAGAAACCCTGGAAACCGCCCAGCAGATGTTCGAGTTCCAGGGCGAGTACATCCGCCAGCTGATCGAGGCCACCGACTACCCGAGCTTCGACATAGCCGAGGTGAACCGGACCTTCCTGGAGTGGAAGCACGACAAGTACGAAAACATCATGGGCTACCGCGACAAGTGCCACCGCTCGCTCATCACCGGGACCATGGCCACGCCCCACCACACCCCCTGGCTGCAAGCCCTCGACGACTCCCTGGGTGCCTACCTGGCCGATAGCCCGGAGCCTTCCATGAAGGCGACGGGTTGA